The genomic DNA CTATGAGAGGGTGGGGTGCTATCTCTGCCCGGCGATGCTGGAGAGCGAGGCCGCACGGACGCGGGAGATCCACCCCGATCTCGCCGGCCACTGGGAGGAGTACCTGGTGTCGTGGGCAAAGAAGAAGGGCCTCTCCCGGCGCTATATCGATCTCGGTCTCTGGCGATGGGAGAACCCGCCCCCGAAGATGTGCGAACTTGCCGGGCGGTGCGGGGTCTCAGTCTCGAAAAAGAGACAGAAATCTTAAAAACCACGAATATTTTCTTGAAATGATAATCTGGTGTCAATCTGTGTCCCTCTCCGTATCCACGATACAAAATTATATATAGAACTACATTGCAATTGATATTGCATACAGAGGATTTCCATGGAGGCGGATAGAGATAATCAGGCGCCGGAGAAGCAACCGACCCTGGAACAGCCCGGCCCCCCGGGAGAGGGCAAAGATATCGAGTCCCTCGGGAAGGCCTGTGACGATCTCAGGGCGGCGAACGCCGACCTCAAGAGATCCTGTGACGACCTGAACGAACGGTATCTCCGCCTTGCTGCGGATTTCGACAACTTCAGGAAGCGTACTGCCCGGCAGAACGAGGAGATCAGGGAGTACGCCCTGGAAAAGTTCGCCGCGGAACTGCTCGACGTTGTCGACAACTTCGAGCGGGCACGGAAGTCCGACGATGCCTCCCTCCGCGAGGGCCTTGAAAGCATACAGAAACAGTTCTCCGGGATCCTGGAAAAACACGGGATCGAACCTCTTTCGTGCCTCCACGCGGCATTCAACCCCGAGGAGCACGAAGCGGTTGCCTGCATCCCGTCGGAACACCCGGAAGGCACAGTTGTCGAAGAATTCATCCCCGGCTACCGCATGCACGACAGGATAATCAGGCATGCGAAAGTCGCGGTGTCAAAAGGAAACAACGAATAAGAGGAATATTATGGCAACAGAAAAGGTTCTTGGTATTGACCTTGGCACGACGAACTCCTGCATGGCCATCATGGAGGGCGGTCAGCCTGTCGTGATCGCGAATGCAGAAGGCGGCAGGACAACGCCGTCGATCGTGGCGTTCAGCAAGGAAGGCGAGCGGCTTGTCGGCAGCGTCGCCAAGAGACAGGCGATCACCAACCCGAAGAGGACGATCATCTCGATCAAGCGGAAGATGGGGACGAGCGAGACCGTCGACATCGACGACAGGAAGTACACCCCGCAGGAGATCTCCGCGATGATCCTCCAGAAGATGAAGCTCGATGCCGAGGCATATCTCGGCGAGAAGATCGAGAAGGCCGTCATCACCGTCCCGGCCTACTTCAACGACGCCCAGAGACAGGCCACGAAGGACGCCGGCAAGATCGCCGGGCTTGACGTCATGCGGATCATCAACGAGCCGACCGCGAGCGCCCTCGCCTACGGCATCGACAAGGAAGAGGAGTCGACCATCCTCGTCTACGACCTCGGCGGCGGCACCTTCGATGTCTCCATTCTCCAGCTCGGCGACGGCGTCTTCGAAGTGAAGGCGACTGCCGGGAACAACCGCCTCGGCGGCGACGACTTCGACCAGCGTGTCATGGACTGGGTCGTCGCAGAGTTCAGGGCAAAGGAAGGCCTCGACCTTTCGAAGGACCCGATGGCACTGCAGAGGATCAGGGACGCCGCCGAGAACGCCAAGAAGGAGCTCTCGACCGTCCAGAAGACGAGCATCAACCTCCCCTACATCACCACCGACGCCAGCGGCCCGAAGTTCCTGGACATGGACCTCACCAGGGCGAAGTTCGAGCAGCTTGTCGGCGACCTGGTCGAGAAGACCGTCGAACCTGTGAAGCAGGCCCTCTCCGACGCGAAGCTGACCGCGTCCGATATCGACCACGTCCTCCTTGTGGGCGGTTCGACTCGCGTGCCCCTCGTCGTCGAGACGGTCAGGAAGCTCCTGGGCAAGGAACCCGACAAGGGCATCAACCCTGACGAGTGCGTGGCCGTCGGCGCCGCGATCCAGGGCGGCGTCCTCACCGGCGAGGCAAAGGACGTGCTCCTCCTTGATGTCACCCCCCTCTCCCTCGGCATCGAGACCCTCGGCGGCATCGACACGAAGTTGATCGACCGGAACACCACCATCCCGACGAGAAAGAGCCAGATCTTCTCGACGGCTGCGGACGGCCAGACGAGCGTCGAGATCCACGTGATCCAGGGCGAGCGCGCCCTTGCCAAGGACAACTTCACCCTCGGCAAGTTCCAGCTCACCGGCATCCCGCCCGCACCCCGCGGCATCCCCCAGATCGAGGTCACCTTCGACATCGACGCCAACGGTATCGTCCATGTCTCGGCAAAGGACCTCGGGACAGGCAAGGAGCAGACCATCACCATCAAGGGCGGCAAGGGGATCTCCGAGGACGAGATCAACCGCATGGTCAACGACTCCAAGAATTTCGAGGAAGACGACAAGAAGAAGCGCGAGGAGATCGAGGTGCGGAACACCGCCGACACCGCGGTCTACACCGCCGAAAAGACCCTCAAGGAGTCCGGCGACAAGATCGGCGAGGACGATAAGAAGAAGATCGAGGAGACCTCCGCCGCCCTGAAGACGGCCCTCGAAGGTGACGACACCGAGGATATCAAGAAGAAACTGGAAGAACTCACCGAGGCCGTGTACGCGGTCACCGCCAAGATCTACCAGGAAGCGCAGAAGGCTCAGGAGGCCCAGAAGGCCGCCGGTGCCGAGGGTGCACAGAAGAAGCAGGACGACAATGTCGTCGATGCCGACTTCGATGTCAAGGACGAGAAGAAAGAGTGAGCATAGATGAGTGCGGGAAGCTACTATGATGTCCTCGGCGTCGCCCGGGACGCCGGCGAGCAGGAGATCAAGAAGGCATACCGCAACCTTGCACGGAAATATCACCCTGATGTCTGCAAGGAGCCTGACGCGGAAGAAAAGTTTAAGGATATCAACGAGGCTTACTCGGTGCTCTCGGACCCGGAGAAACGCGCCCAGTACGACAATATCGGGCACGAGGCTTTCAAGAACGCCTCGAAGGGTTCGTACACCGGTGGCGGCGGGTACGGCGGCGGGTTCCAGGCTGACTTCAGCGGCTTTGGAGACATCTTCGACACCTTCTTTGGTGGCGGCGGCGGGCCGAGAGGTCCG from Methanofollis sp. includes the following:
- a CDS encoding nucleotide exchange factor GrpE — protein: MEADRDNQAPEKQPTLEQPGPPGEGKDIESLGKACDDLRAANADLKRSCDDLNERYLRLAADFDNFRKRTARQNEEIREYALEKFAAELLDVVDNFERARKSDDASLREGLESIQKQFSGILEKHGIEPLSCLHAAFNPEEHEAVACIPSEHPEGTVVEEFIPGYRMHDRIIRHAKVAVSKGNNE
- the dnaK gene encoding molecular chaperone DnaK, producing the protein MATEKVLGIDLGTTNSCMAIMEGGQPVVIANAEGGRTTPSIVAFSKEGERLVGSVAKRQAITNPKRTIISIKRKMGTSETVDIDDRKYTPQEISAMILQKMKLDAEAYLGEKIEKAVITVPAYFNDAQRQATKDAGKIAGLDVMRIINEPTASALAYGIDKEEESTILVYDLGGGTFDVSILQLGDGVFEVKATAGNNRLGGDDFDQRVMDWVVAEFRAKEGLDLSKDPMALQRIRDAAENAKKELSTVQKTSINLPYITTDASGPKFLDMDLTRAKFEQLVGDLVEKTVEPVKQALSDAKLTASDIDHVLLVGGSTRVPLVVETVRKLLGKEPDKGINPDECVAVGAAIQGGVLTGEAKDVLLLDVTPLSLGIETLGGIDTKLIDRNTTIPTRKSQIFSTAADGQTSVEIHVIQGERALAKDNFTLGKFQLTGIPPAPRGIPQIEVTFDIDANGIVHVSAKDLGTGKEQTITIKGGKGISEDEINRMVNDSKNFEEDDKKKREEIEVRNTADTAVYTAEKTLKESGDKIGEDDKKKIEETSAALKTALEGDDTEDIKKKLEELTEAVYAVTAKIYQEAQKAQEAQKAAGAEGAQKKQDDNVVDADFDVKDEKKE